The Chryseobacterium suipulveris genome window below encodes:
- a CDS encoding T9SS type B sorting domain-containing protein: MYIKSNENIYVFQLLSGTASGVASGGYNYIPPLSCFLPKKIDEIALVDENEGNIDGSFSVTRPTKLNIITAKGSTLEVKRNGVSIPVNAQNGPFNVTGSTDWVTYSFPNVSGNIAVSSTDAVTAGISAGNGAVGYGGFFAGFFPVPAVLKVEGECLPGVTLEVTGGFDIDRTYKWVIKNINGIYDPAPGENDKYQYTPQQAGIYAAIVKQGICPEIQTQDYKFYNCTTYTNNDVNSCGNEVFTPNFTLSSQTVNPATVNLATPPTKGTVTISPSGQVSYTANPDASGTDTFKISFCGIGAIPDCETIQYSIHMIEKRDDIVLQECSPIPSEATYNLSLANVSPDTDLDPPTYFKTQDGAQNNIPSQQILNFTNYTSADGFIYVRLVNSIGCIAVAKVELTAKLAPEVKENLYTKLHCDEDVDGVIDGTYKVNLNTITPIVLVQPSNFVVKYYTTQDFANADGTNNITGTYSFTGNTSVWIRVDAPNGCQTVIKEILLKVGTKLTINDPVSKVVCDNDHNNSEQVNLASYIPLFTTATVPTPKYFATLADAQNNTPTIPATQTITGNKTFYYRLTDGASCEAIGTLNLIFKNGTPSTTLQPSYTVCQGSTATLNVGTLPDGSQYPGILWNDGDNSAIRNLGAGTYFVDLTDKDGCTYRHTITVIESPKPVWNIAAYNATHCDDNFDGIIPVNLNTVTPVIIGNAAGFTVHYYLNQDDAIAGNNNYIQNPAAWSYSANTTLYVNAFSQYCPGEVKQIDFKFGTNFPLLTATASDNVCSSSNTVNLNSYSNLFTSDGTVPKFFATLQNAQNNTPTIGATQTITADKTFYFRYSKRGFCDVIGTLNLIYKLATPTALLNSYTVCQGSSITLNAEGSPTYTAWLWKKGATVVSTTSQATLNAGVYTVAFTNASGCVFTKTITVVDSPKPILNIAAYNASVCDSNFDGTSDPINFNSVTPIIVTNYAGNAALFNIRYYLNQSDRDAGNNNTIPNLTNWTFTVPTTVYVRAETQYCTYIADEIHFNFGTSISLITAADTRTVCDTDLNGSEVVNLASYRTIFTTDGTTSVKYFDDLVKAQNNLPGQNIPASQTISAEKTFYYRFSKSGLCDVIGTLNILFKSPTPTALLNSYTVCQGSSITLNAEGSPTYTTWLWKKGATVVSTTSQATLNAGVYTVAFTNGSGCVFTKTITVVDSPKPLWNTASFNIVKCDEDFDGQIPVDLEILKTSLITNASLFDIRYYTNPTDAGLGNNNYIQNPATWTYSTNTTLHVRAVSQYCPAEIKQVNFKFGTYLPLITSVASDTVCDSDLSDSENIKLVSYKNLFTLDNTVAVKYFDDPVKAQQNLPNTDIPSNQTISGNKTFYYRFSKAGFCDVIGTLNLSFKQPRTSSDLKDKQICPETFTELDTGADFDGYLWSTGATTRILTNVGIGEYFVDLKSNGCVYRQHVIVSALPLPTITGVEIQGTTVTITASGGIAPYKYAIDNFNWQDSNVFHNVRGGDHTAYVISADNCAPVSFEFNVMETYNSITPNGDGINDTLNYSGLLKKEEPFMQIFDRHGKLLFTGDNSNKFIWNGTAFGKVVTTGTYWYVVRWKEPGAQNVIQQNGWIFVKNRE, translated from the coding sequence ATGTATATCAAGAGTAACGAAAATATTTATGTTTTCCAGTTGCTCTCCGGTACAGCTAGTGGAGTAGCTTCTGGTGGCTACAATTACATTCCCCCTTTAAGCTGTTTTCTTCCAAAAAAAATTGATGAAATTGCACTGGTAGATGAAAACGAGGGAAACATTGACGGTAGTTTTAGCGTAACTCGACCTACAAAGCTCAACATCATCACCGCAAAAGGATCAACTCTTGAAGTCAAAAGAAACGGAGTTTCCATCCCCGTGAATGCTCAGAACGGGCCTTTTAACGTTACCGGAAGTACTGATTGGGTAACTTACTCATTTCCCAATGTTTCCGGAAACATTGCCGTTTCTTCTACAGACGCAGTAACGGCGGGCATTTCCGCAGGAAATGGCGCGGTGGGTTATGGTGGTTTCTTTGCGGGATTTTTTCCGGTTCCTGCCGTTTTAAAAGTGGAGGGAGAATGTCTTCCCGGTGTAACACTTGAAGTAACGGGAGGTTTCGATATTGACAGGACCTATAAGTGGGTTATCAAAAACATAAACGGAATCTATGATCCAGCTCCAGGTGAAAACGATAAATATCAGTACACCCCTCAACAAGCTGGAATTTATGCCGCAATTGTGAAGCAGGGTATTTGCCCAGAAATCCAAACCCAGGATTACAAGTTCTACAACTGTACCACTTATACCAACAATGATGTCAATTCCTGTGGAAATGAGGTTTTCACCCCTAATTTTACCTTAAGTTCCCAAACTGTAAATCCGGCAACAGTAAATTTAGCAACACCTCCAACAAAGGGAACAGTAACAATATCTCCATCTGGGCAGGTTTCTTATACCGCAAATCCTGATGCAAGCGGAACCGATACTTTCAAAATCTCTTTCTGCGGAATTGGTGCCATTCCGGATTGTGAAACGATTCAGTATTCGATCCACATGATTGAAAAACGGGACGACATCGTGCTTCAGGAGTGCTCACCAATTCCCAGTGAGGCAACGTACAATCTTAGCTTAGCCAACGTATCTCCGGATACGGACCTAGACCCACCAACTTATTTCAAAACCCAGGATGGAGCCCAAAACAATATTCCTTCCCAACAAATTTTAAACTTTACGAATTATACTTCCGCAGATGGCTTTATTTATGTTCGGCTCGTCAATTCCATCGGTTGTATTGCAGTCGCAAAAGTAGAACTGACAGCAAAACTCGCTCCTGAAGTAAAAGAAAATCTTTACACAAAACTGCACTGCGATGAAGATGTAGATGGAGTAATCGACGGAACTTATAAAGTTAATTTAAATACCATTACTCCGATTGTTTTGGTGCAGCCGTCGAATTTCGTGGTGAAATATTACACCACGCAAGATTTTGCCAATGCCGACGGAACCAATAATATTACCGGAACTTACAGCTTTACCGGAAACACCTCGGTTTGGATCAGAGTGGATGCGCCAAACGGTTGCCAAACTGTAATCAAAGAAATTCTGCTGAAAGTGGGAACGAAACTCACCATCAACGATCCGGTGAGTAAAGTGGTTTGCGATAACGACCATAACAATTCTGAACAGGTAAATCTGGCAAGCTATATTCCGCTATTTACCACGGCTACAGTTCCGACTCCTAAATATTTTGCCACATTAGCCGACGCTCAAAACAATACACCGACCATACCGGCAACGCAAACTATTACAGGAAACAAAACATTCTACTACCGACTTACAGATGGAGCTTCCTGTGAAGCGATTGGTACGCTGAATCTTATTTTTAAAAACGGAACACCTTCCACCACTTTGCAGCCAAGCTACACGGTTTGCCAAGGTTCCACCGCCACATTGAATGTAGGAACTTTACCGGACGGAAGCCAATATCCAGGAATTCTTTGGAATGACGGTGACAATTCTGCGATCAGAAATTTGGGAGCGGGAACTTATTTTGTGGATTTAACGGATAAAGACGGATGTACTTACCGCCACACAATCACCGTGATTGAATCTCCGAAACCTGTTTGGAATATTGCCGCCTACAACGCGACGCATTGCGACGATAATTTCGACGGAATTATCCCGGTGAATTTAAATACGGTAACTCCTGTAATTATCGGTAATGCCGCAGGTTTTACCGTTCATTATTATCTAAATCAAGACGATGCGATTGCAGGAAATAATAATTATATTCAAAATCCTGCAGCTTGGAGCTATTCTGCCAATACCACGCTTTATGTCAATGCTTTTTCCCAATACTGTCCAGGAGAAGTGAAGCAGATTGATTTTAAATTCGGCACCAATTTCCCTTTACTTACGGCAACTGCAAGTGATAATGTGTGCAGCTCTTCGAACACCGTTAATCTGAACAGCTACAGTAATCTGTTCACTTCCGACGGTACGGTACCGAAGTTTTTCGCTACGCTTCAAAATGCTCAAAACAATACGCCGACGATCGGTGCGACACAGACCATTACCGCTGACAAAACCTTTTACTTCCGCTACAGCAAACGCGGATTCTGTGATGTCATCGGAACGCTGAACCTGATCTACAAACTGGCGACACCAACTGCTTTGTTGAATTCCTACACCGTTTGTCAGGGAAGTTCGATTACTTTAAATGCGGAAGGTTCGCCAACTTACACTGCTTGGTTGTGGAAAAAGGGAGCTACTGTAGTTTCCACCACTTCTCAGGCAACGCTGAACGCGGGAGTTTATACCGTCGCGTTTACGAATGCTTCCGGTTGTGTTTTCACCAAAACGATTACTGTTGTAGATTCTCCAAAACCAATTTTAAACATCGCTGCTTACAACGCTTCGGTGTGCGACAGTAATTTTGACGGAACAAGCGACCCGATTAATTTCAATTCCGTAACACCGATTATTGTGACGAATTATGCAGGAAATGCTGCACTTTTCAACATCAGATATTACCTGAACCAAAGCGATAGAGATGCAGGAAACAACAACACTATTCCCAACCTTACCAACTGGACGTTCACTGTACCAACGACAGTGTATGTAAGAGCTGAAACGCAATACTGTACCTATATTGCCGATGAAATTCATTTCAATTTCGGAACAAGCATTTCTTTGATTACCGCTGCAGATACAAGAACGGTTTGTGACACTGACTTAAACGGTTCTGAAGTGGTAAATCTCGCCAGTTACAGAACCATATTTACAACAGATGGTACAACTTCTGTGAAGTATTTTGACGATTTGGTTAAAGCCCAAAATAATTTACCGGGACAGAATATTCCAGCTTCACAAACCATTTCGGCAGAAAAAACATTTTATTACCGATTTAGTAAATCAGGTTTATGCGATGTTATCGGAACCTTAAATATTCTCTTTAAATCTCCTACTCCAACCGCGTTGTTGAATTCATACACCGTTTGTCAGGGAAGTTCGATTACTTTGAATGCGGAAGGTTCGCCAACTTACACCACTTGGTTATGGAAAAAGGGAGCTACTGTAGTTTCCACCACTTCTCAGGCAACGCTGAACGCGGGAGTTTATACCGTTGCGTTTACAAATGGTTCCGGTTGTGTTTTCACCAAAACGATTACTGTTGTAGATTCACCAAAACCTTTGTGGAATACGGCTTCATTCAATATTGTAAAATGTGACGAAGATTTCGACGGACAGATTCCTGTTGATCTGGAAATCCTGAAAACTTCGTTAATTACAAATGCCTCGCTGTTTGATATCAGATATTATACGAATCCGACTGATGCAGGTTTAGGAAACAATAATTATATTCAAAACCCTGCAACCTGGACTTATTCAACCAATACCACGCTTCACGTAAGAGCTGTTTCGCAATACTGTCCTGCAGAAATCAAGCAGGTGAATTTCAAGTTTGGAACCTATCTTCCACTGATCACTTCTGTTGCTTCTGACACAGTGTGCGACAGCGACCTGAGCGATTCAGAAAATATCAAACTCGTTTCCTACAAGAATCTGTTTACGCTCGACAATACTGTAGCAGTAAAATATTTTGATGACCCTGTAAAAGCACAACAGAACCTTCCAAATACCGACATTCCATCTAATCAGACGATCTCCGGTAACAAAACGTTTTACTACCGATTCTCAAAAGCTGGTTTCTGTGATGTGATCGGTACGCTGAATCTTTCTTTCAAACAGCCGAGAACTTCATCTGATTTGAAAGACAAGCAAATCTGTCCAGAAACCTTTACTGAACTCGATACCGGAGCAGATTTCGACGGATATCTATGGAGCACCGGTGCTACGACAAGGATTCTTACGAATGTCGGAATCGGTGAATACTTCGTTGATCTGAAGTCGAACGGGTGTGTGTACCGACAGCACGTAATTGTTTCGGCATTGCCACTTCCGACAATTACTGGTGTTGAAATTCAGGGAACCACTGTAACCATCACCGCATCGGGCGGAATTGCGCCTTACAAATATGCTATCGACAACTTCAACTGGCAGGATTCCAACGTTTTCCACAATGTACGCGGAGGAGACCATACCGCTTACGTAATTTCAGCAGACAATTGCGCGCCAGTAAGTTTTGAGTTCAATGTGATGGAAACCTACAACTCCATTACTCCGAACGGAGACGGAATTAACGATACACTGAACTATTCCGGACTGCTAAAAAAAGAGGAACCTTTTATGCAGATTTTTGACCGACACGGAAAACTGCTTTTCACGGGTGATAACAGCAACAAGTTCATCTGGAACGGAACCGCGTTCGGAAAAGTGGTCACTACCGGCACTTACTGGTATGTGGTAAGATGGAAAGAACCCGGAGCACAGAATGTAATCCAACAAAACGGCTGGATCTTCGTGAAAAACAGGGAATAG
- a CDS encoding IgGFc-binding protein, with product MKKLLFLFVALISSFSFAQLDREHWFAPMIDRSGQSAPYQSIYMSTGETTPFTVDIFSNKVKIGSVTISKNNPGKFRILAPDRNKIITTSVIDLFKPIGKGIYLKGAKPFFANLRFSVNQHAEIVTSKGRAGVGKDFYTSPAPIRASLNNVMFMTSIMATKDNTLVTITGFKPNVIFSDGVQRPSFSFTLNEGQSYIIDGRAQDSSINWDGFIGAKISATEDITVTNGNFNGQYTPTSASSTDILMDQSVPVEMLGKEFSMVKGNGDRFSGMEGAYIIASANDTNIYVNNETTPVNPTPLNAGQYFVIPGSK from the coding sequence ATGAAAAAACTTCTATTTCTTTTTGTTGCGCTGATTTCTTCGTTTTCATTTGCCCAGCTTGACCGCGAGCACTGGTTTGCACCGATGATCGATCGTTCCGGACAAAGTGCTCCTTATCAATCAATTTATATGTCCACCGGTGAAACAACACCGTTTACTGTTGATATTTTCAGTAACAAAGTTAAAATAGGGAGCGTAACTATCAGCAAGAATAATCCAGGTAAATTTAGAATTTTAGCGCCTGACAGAAATAAAATCATAACAACATCTGTAATTGATTTATTTAAACCCATTGGAAAAGGAATTTATCTAAAAGGTGCAAAACCATTTTTTGCTAACTTACGATTCTCCGTAAACCAACATGCGGAAATTGTGACTTCCAAAGGACGCGCTGGAGTCGGTAAAGATTTTTATACTTCACCTGCTCCAATTCGTGCAAGTCTTAACAACGTAATGTTCATGACGTCGATCATGGCAACCAAAGACAATACTCTCGTAACCATCACCGGATTTAAGCCCAATGTTATTTTTTCAGATGGTGTACAGAGGCCAAGTTTCAGTTTCACTTTAAATGAAGGACAATCTTACATTATTGATGGACGTGCTCAAGATTCCTCAATAAACTGGGACGGTTTTATCGGAGCAAAAATAAGTGCAACGGAGGACATCACGGTAACCAACGGAAACTTCAACGGACAATATACACCAACTTCAGCGAGCAGCACTGATATATTGATGGACCAGAGTGTCCCTGTAGAGATGTTGGGAAAAGAATTTAGCATGGTAAAAGGGAATGGAGATCGATTTTCAGGAATGGAAGGCGCCTATATCATCGCTTCCGCAAACGATACCAATATTTATGTAAACAATGAGACTACACCAGTTAATCCTACCCCTTTAAACGCAGGACAATATTTTGTGATCCCCGGAAGCAAATAG